A genomic window from Sparus aurata chromosome 14, fSpaAur1.1, whole genome shotgun sequence includes:
- the dclre1c gene encoding protein artemis isoform X2 — MSSFAGRMKEYPTISLDRFDRENLHARAYFLSHCHKDHMKGLKGPILKRKLQFSRTVRLYCSFVTKELLLSNPRYSFWEEYIFPLELESPTQISLVDEASGEKEDLVVTLLPAGHCPGSVMFLFEGSQGNVLYTGDFRLAGGDASRIEHLHSGSRVKDIQSIYLDSTFYDPRFYQIPTREVCLSGILELIGNWISQSPYHVVWLNCKAAYGYEYLFTNLGEEFNTQIHVRSLTMFKKMPEILSYVTTDRRTQIHACRHPKEEEFFQGSRLPCGCTASDGTPLRIISIKPSTMWFGERTRKTNVIIKTGASSFRACFSFHSSYSELRDFLSYLRPVNIYPSVIPIGRTLTEVTQMLKQMCRKPSDQTFIYKPLGVLKRTTVERPTYDSDSDDGLFDRQDLAPKRKKIGPNQEVERVNAENAQKTAPPVSVDESLSVTVTDSQPVAGNFVDCTESNDEEEEEEEEVKEEGKGDAKLKEEEVNDVMKESERSKGTEKMEVEVEGSSNPPKWEDFFTTETLPDSQNSINSINSLNSLKSQSQSCCSAPSTSPSRMTDSQTPELFSEEEETPNNDENFSLTLSASLSNHSSQNLDSYLPDTLILQPEQAGREQGDSRTNNVSQEKESKDQNVQSELEEFSQESRVSSDFEIPCTPESKKPREDELSQLYRKLAAGEDVVIRKCLQ, encoded by the exons atgagttcatttgcagGCCGAATGAAGGAATATCCCACAATTTCTCTGGACCGGTTCGACAGGGAGAACCTACATGCCCGGGCATATTTCCTCTCCCACTGCCACAAAG ATCACATGAAAGGACTGAAAGGACCGATACTGAAGAGAAAACTGCAGTTCAG TCGTACTGTCAGGCTCTACTGCTCCTTTGTGACAAAAGAACTTCTGCTGAGCAATCCAAGGTACTCTTTCTGGGAGGAATACATT TTTCCATTAGAGCTGGAGAGTCCGACACAGATTTCTCTGGTTGATGAAGCGTCTGGAGAG AAAGAAGATCTTGTGGTCACGTTGCTTCCTGCAGGACATTGTCCCGGCTCTGTCAT GTTCCTGTTTGAAGGTTCTCAGGGAAACGTGCTGTACACAGGAGACTTCAGGTTGGCCGGTGGAGACGCCTCGAGAATTGAACATCTGCACTCTGGAAGCAG agTGAAGGATATTCAGAGCATTTATCTGGACTCGACTTTCTACGATCCACGGTTCTACCAAATTCCTACTCGG gaggtCTGTCTGAGTGGTATCTTGGAGCTCATTGGAAACTGGATCAGTCAGAGTCCATATCATGTTGTGTGGCTCAACTGTAAAGCTGCGTATGGATATGAATACCTGTTCACTAACCTGGGAGAGGAGTTcaacacacag ATCCACGTGAGGAGTCTGACTATGTTCAAGAAGATGCCGGAGATCCTGAGCTACGTGACGACCGACCGCAGGACACAGATCCACGCCTGTCGACACCCCAAG gaggaggagttttTCCAAGGCAGCAGGCTACCGTGTGGCTGCACGGCCTCTGACGGGACTCCTCTTCGTATCATCAGCATCAAACCGTCCACCATGTGGTTCGGAGAGAGAACGAGGAAAACCAACGTGATCATAAA aACAGGAGCCAGTTCCTTCAGAGCCTGCTTCAGTTTCCACTCCTCCTACTCAGAG CTTCGAGACTTTCTCTCGTACCTCCGGCCAGTCAACATCTACCCCAGTGTTATCCCTATTGGTCGGACACTGACTGAGGTCACACAGAT gtTGAAGCAGATGTGCAGGAAACCATCTGATCAGACGTTTATATACAAACCTCTGGGAGTCCTTAAACGCACCACGGTGGAGCGACCTACATATG ACTCGGACAGCGATGACGGGCTGTTTGACAGACAGGACTTGGcaccaaagagaaagaagattGGACCGAACCAAGAAGTAGAAAgag TGAATGCTGAGAATGCTCAGAAAACAGCGCCCCCTGTGTCCGTGGATGAGTCTTTATCCGTGACGGTCACAGACTCGCAGCCTGTTGCAGGAAACTTTGTGGACTGCACCGAGTCtaatgatgaagaggaggaggaggaggaagaggtgaaaGAGGAGGGAAAGGGGGATGCAaagctgaaggaggaggaggtgaacgATGTGATGAAGGAAAGTGAGAGGAGTAAAGGAACTGAGAAGATGGAGGTTGAGGTAGAAGGTTCCTCTAATCCACCGAAATGGGAGGATTTCTTCACCACGGAGACGCTGCCTGACAGCCAGAACAGCATCAACAGCATCAACAGCCTCAACAGCCTCAAGAGCCAATCACAATCCTGCTGTTCTGCCCCGAGCACCTCCCCCTCCAGAATGACCGATTCACAGACCCCAGAACTGTtcagtgaggaggaagaaaccCCCAACAACGACGAGAACTTCAGTCTGACCCTGTCCGCCTCGCTGTCGAACCATTCCTCCCAGAACCTGGACTCGTATTTACCCGACACATTGATTCTCCAGCCAGAGCAGGCGGGGCGGGAACAAGGAGACTCGAGGACCAATAATGTGTCTCAGGAGAAGGAAAGCAAGGACCAAAATGTCCAATCAGAGCTGGAGGAGTTCTCTCAGGAGTCCCGGGTGTCGTCGGACTTTGAGATTCCCTGCACACCAGAGTCAAAAAAGCCACGGGAGGATGAGCTGTCGCAGTTGTACAGGAAGCTGGCAGCAGGAGAGGACGTGGTCATCAGAAAGTGTCTACAGTGA
- the LOC115595239 gene encoding overexpressed in colon carcinoma 1 protein-like, which yields MGCGNSSPANNNSSSSGTAGRAESSSKASEESVPEDDKWQNYGGVYVGFPADLSNIPQVQIGALRETDGNLLSLRKPLWGNGL from the exons ATGGGATGTGGAAATTCCTCCCCGGCcaataacaacagcagcagcagcggcacagcag GTCGAGCTGAGTCGTCATCCAAGGC atcAGAGGAGTCTGTGCCAGAAGACGACAAATGGCA GAACTATGGAGGTGTGTATGTGGGATTCCCTGCAGACCTGAGTAACATTCCTCAAGTACAGATAGGAGCCCTCagag AGACTGATGGGAACCTGTTGTCCCTCAGGAAGCCGCTGTGGGGGAACGGACTGTAG
- the dclre1c gene encoding protein artemis isoform X1, whose protein sequence is MSSFAGRMKEYPTISLDRFDRENLHARAYFLSHCHKDHMKGLKGPILKRKLQFSRTVRLYCSFVTKELLLSNPRYSFWEEYIFPLELESPTQISLVDEASGEKEDLVVTLLPAGHCPGSVMFLFEGSQGNVLYTGDFRLAGGDASRIEHLHSGSRVKDIQSIYLDSTFYDPRFYQIPTREVCLSGILELIGNWISQSPYHVVWLNCKAAYGYEYLFTNLGEEFNTQIHVRSLTMFKKMPEILSYVTTDRRTQIHACRHPKEEEFFQGSRLPCGCTASDGTPLRIISIKPSTMWFGERTRKTNVIIKTGASSFRACFSFHSSYSELRDFLSYLRPVNIYPSVIPIGRTLTEVTQMLKQMCRKPSDQTFIYKPLGVLKRTTVERPTYVHCPPHVSMARLEVPPDLQTELKSLLLLPSIPTLVMESLVLYNSDSDDGLFDRQDLAPKRKKIGPNQEVERVNAENAQKTAPPVSVDESLSVTVTDSQPVAGNFVDCTESNDEEEEEEEEVKEEGKGDAKLKEEEVNDVMKESERSKGTEKMEVEVEGSSNPPKWEDFFTTETLPDSQNSINSINSLNSLKSQSQSCCSAPSTSPSRMTDSQTPELFSEEEETPNNDENFSLTLSASLSNHSSQNLDSYLPDTLILQPEQAGREQGDSRTNNVSQEKESKDQNVQSELEEFSQESRVSSDFEIPCTPESKKPREDELSQLYRKLAAGEDVVIRKCLQ, encoded by the exons atgagttcatttgcagGCCGAATGAAGGAATATCCCACAATTTCTCTGGACCGGTTCGACAGGGAGAACCTACATGCCCGGGCATATTTCCTCTCCCACTGCCACAAAG ATCACATGAAAGGACTGAAAGGACCGATACTGAAGAGAAAACTGCAGTTCAG TCGTACTGTCAGGCTCTACTGCTCCTTTGTGACAAAAGAACTTCTGCTGAGCAATCCAAGGTACTCTTTCTGGGAGGAATACATT TTTCCATTAGAGCTGGAGAGTCCGACACAGATTTCTCTGGTTGATGAAGCGTCTGGAGAG AAAGAAGATCTTGTGGTCACGTTGCTTCCTGCAGGACATTGTCCCGGCTCTGTCAT GTTCCTGTTTGAAGGTTCTCAGGGAAACGTGCTGTACACAGGAGACTTCAGGTTGGCCGGTGGAGACGCCTCGAGAATTGAACATCTGCACTCTGGAAGCAG agTGAAGGATATTCAGAGCATTTATCTGGACTCGACTTTCTACGATCCACGGTTCTACCAAATTCCTACTCGG gaggtCTGTCTGAGTGGTATCTTGGAGCTCATTGGAAACTGGATCAGTCAGAGTCCATATCATGTTGTGTGGCTCAACTGTAAAGCTGCGTATGGATATGAATACCTGTTCACTAACCTGGGAGAGGAGTTcaacacacag ATCCACGTGAGGAGTCTGACTATGTTCAAGAAGATGCCGGAGATCCTGAGCTACGTGACGACCGACCGCAGGACACAGATCCACGCCTGTCGACACCCCAAG gaggaggagttttTCCAAGGCAGCAGGCTACCGTGTGGCTGCACGGCCTCTGACGGGACTCCTCTTCGTATCATCAGCATCAAACCGTCCACCATGTGGTTCGGAGAGAGAACGAGGAAAACCAACGTGATCATAAA aACAGGAGCCAGTTCCTTCAGAGCCTGCTTCAGTTTCCACTCCTCCTACTCAGAG CTTCGAGACTTTCTCTCGTACCTCCGGCCAGTCAACATCTACCCCAGTGTTATCCCTATTGGTCGGACACTGACTGAGGTCACACAGAT gtTGAAGCAGATGTGCAGGAAACCATCTGATCAGACGTTTATATACAAACCTCTGGGAGTCCTTAAACGCACCACGGTGGAGCGACCTACATATG TCCACTGCCCCCCTCATGTAAGCATGGCGAGGTTAGAGGTGCCCCCTGATCTCCAAACAGAGCTGAAGAGTCTTCTGCTGCTTCCTTCGATTCCGACCCTGGTGATGGAAAGCCTCGTTCTCTACA ACTCGGACAGCGATGACGGGCTGTTTGACAGACAGGACTTGGcaccaaagagaaagaagattGGACCGAACCAAGAAGTAGAAAgag TGAATGCTGAGAATGCTCAGAAAACAGCGCCCCCTGTGTCCGTGGATGAGTCTTTATCCGTGACGGTCACAGACTCGCAGCCTGTTGCAGGAAACTTTGTGGACTGCACCGAGTCtaatgatgaagaggaggaggaggaggaagaggtgaaaGAGGAGGGAAAGGGGGATGCAaagctgaaggaggaggaggtgaacgATGTGATGAAGGAAAGTGAGAGGAGTAAAGGAACTGAGAAGATGGAGGTTGAGGTAGAAGGTTCCTCTAATCCACCGAAATGGGAGGATTTCTTCACCACGGAGACGCTGCCTGACAGCCAGAACAGCATCAACAGCATCAACAGCCTCAACAGCCTCAAGAGCCAATCACAATCCTGCTGTTCTGCCCCGAGCACCTCCCCCTCCAGAATGACCGATTCACAGACCCCAGAACTGTtcagtgaggaggaagaaaccCCCAACAACGACGAGAACTTCAGTCTGACCCTGTCCGCCTCGCTGTCGAACCATTCCTCCCAGAACCTGGACTCGTATTTACCCGACACATTGATTCTCCAGCCAGAGCAGGCGGGGCGGGAACAAGGAGACTCGAGGACCAATAATGTGTCTCAGGAGAAGGAAAGCAAGGACCAAAATGTCCAATCAGAGCTGGAGGAGTTCTCTCAGGAGTCCCGGGTGTCGTCGGACTTTGAGATTCCCTGCACACCAGAGTCAAAAAAGCCACGGGAGGATGAGCTGTCGCAGTTGTACAGGAAGCTGGCAGCAGGAGAGGACGTGGTCATCAGAAAGTGTCTACAGTGA
- the dclre1c gene encoding protein artemis isoform X3, with protein MFLFEGSQGNVLYTGDFRLAGGDASRIEHLHSGSRVKDIQSIYLDSTFYDPRFYQIPTREVCLSGILELIGNWISQSPYHVVWLNCKAAYGYEYLFTNLGEEFNTQIHVRSLTMFKKMPEILSYVTTDRRTQIHACRHPKEEEFFQGSRLPCGCTASDGTPLRIISIKPSTMWFGERTRKTNVIIKTGASSFRACFSFHSSYSELRDFLSYLRPVNIYPSVIPIGRTLTEVTQMLKQMCRKPSDQTFIYKPLGVLKRTTVERPTYVHCPPHVSMARLEVPPDLQTELKSLLLLPSIPTLVMESLVLYNSDSDDGLFDRQDLAPKRKKIGPNQEVERVNAENAQKTAPPVSVDESLSVTVTDSQPVAGNFVDCTESNDEEEEEEEEVKEEGKGDAKLKEEEVNDVMKESERSKGTEKMEVEVEGSSNPPKWEDFFTTETLPDSQNSINSINSLNSLKSQSQSCCSAPSTSPSRMTDSQTPELFSEEEETPNNDENFSLTLSASLSNHSSQNLDSYLPDTLILQPEQAGREQGDSRTNNVSQEKESKDQNVQSELEEFSQESRVSSDFEIPCTPESKKPREDELSQLYRKLAAGEDVVIRKCLQ; from the exons AT GTTCCTGTTTGAAGGTTCTCAGGGAAACGTGCTGTACACAGGAGACTTCAGGTTGGCCGGTGGAGACGCCTCGAGAATTGAACATCTGCACTCTGGAAGCAG agTGAAGGATATTCAGAGCATTTATCTGGACTCGACTTTCTACGATCCACGGTTCTACCAAATTCCTACTCGG gaggtCTGTCTGAGTGGTATCTTGGAGCTCATTGGAAACTGGATCAGTCAGAGTCCATATCATGTTGTGTGGCTCAACTGTAAAGCTGCGTATGGATATGAATACCTGTTCACTAACCTGGGAGAGGAGTTcaacacacag ATCCACGTGAGGAGTCTGACTATGTTCAAGAAGATGCCGGAGATCCTGAGCTACGTGACGACCGACCGCAGGACACAGATCCACGCCTGTCGACACCCCAAG gaggaggagttttTCCAAGGCAGCAGGCTACCGTGTGGCTGCACGGCCTCTGACGGGACTCCTCTTCGTATCATCAGCATCAAACCGTCCACCATGTGGTTCGGAGAGAGAACGAGGAAAACCAACGTGATCATAAA aACAGGAGCCAGTTCCTTCAGAGCCTGCTTCAGTTTCCACTCCTCCTACTCAGAG CTTCGAGACTTTCTCTCGTACCTCCGGCCAGTCAACATCTACCCCAGTGTTATCCCTATTGGTCGGACACTGACTGAGGTCACACAGAT gtTGAAGCAGATGTGCAGGAAACCATCTGATCAGACGTTTATATACAAACCTCTGGGAGTCCTTAAACGCACCACGGTGGAGCGACCTACATATG TCCACTGCCCCCCTCATGTAAGCATGGCGAGGTTAGAGGTGCCCCCTGATCTCCAAACAGAGCTGAAGAGTCTTCTGCTGCTTCCTTCGATTCCGACCCTGGTGATGGAAAGCCTCGTTCTCTACA ACTCGGACAGCGATGACGGGCTGTTTGACAGACAGGACTTGGcaccaaagagaaagaagattGGACCGAACCAAGAAGTAGAAAgag TGAATGCTGAGAATGCTCAGAAAACAGCGCCCCCTGTGTCCGTGGATGAGTCTTTATCCGTGACGGTCACAGACTCGCAGCCTGTTGCAGGAAACTTTGTGGACTGCACCGAGTCtaatgatgaagaggaggaggaggaggaagaggtgaaaGAGGAGGGAAAGGGGGATGCAaagctgaaggaggaggaggtgaacgATGTGATGAAGGAAAGTGAGAGGAGTAAAGGAACTGAGAAGATGGAGGTTGAGGTAGAAGGTTCCTCTAATCCACCGAAATGGGAGGATTTCTTCACCACGGAGACGCTGCCTGACAGCCAGAACAGCATCAACAGCATCAACAGCCTCAACAGCCTCAAGAGCCAATCACAATCCTGCTGTTCTGCCCCGAGCACCTCCCCCTCCAGAATGACCGATTCACAGACCCCAGAACTGTtcagtgaggaggaagaaaccCCCAACAACGACGAGAACTTCAGTCTGACCCTGTCCGCCTCGCTGTCGAACCATTCCTCCCAGAACCTGGACTCGTATTTACCCGACACATTGATTCTCCAGCCAGAGCAGGCGGGGCGGGAACAAGGAGACTCGAGGACCAATAATGTGTCTCAGGAGAAGGAAAGCAAGGACCAAAATGTCCAATCAGAGCTGGAGGAGTTCTCTCAGGAGTCCCGGGTGTCGTCGGACTTTGAGATTCCCTGCACACCAGAGTCAAAAAAGCCACGGGAGGATGAGCTGTCGCAGTTGTACAGGAAGCTGGCAGCAGGAGAGGACGTGGTCATCAGAAAGTGTCTACAGTGA